In Zalophus californianus isolate mZalCal1 chromosome 17, mZalCal1.pri.v2, whole genome shotgun sequence, one DNA window encodes the following:
- the ERICH4 gene encoding glutamate-rich protein 4 — translation MLTQAPPHALCSPLASPAPQRTGSFWTLSLSAPGCHCSGTMELWRQLRQAGLVPPGLGPPPRALREVPPVGRAGQTLLSPGADTAGARESLLWIWKELGHLRQVDIQLLGQLCSLGLEMGALREELVTFLEEEEESLIEEEVEEEPEGKQEEGHLGASCSAPHHHLPDFEMTI, via the exons ATGCTGACCCAGGCACCTCCTCATGCCCTTTGCTCCCCCCTCGCCTCACCGGCTCCTCAGAGGACTGGGTCATTCTGGACCTTGTCACTTTCTGCTCCTGGCTGCCACTGCTCAGGGACTATGGAGCTGTGGAGGCAACTGAGGCAGGCGGGACTGGTGCCCCCGGGGCTGggcccccctccccgggccctgAGGGAGGTCCCCCCAGTGGGGAGAGCTGGCCAGACCCTCCTGTCCCCAGGGGCAGACACTGCAGGTGCCAGGGAGAGTCTGCTGTGGATCTGGAAGGAGCTG GGGCACCTTCGCCAAGTGGACATCCAGCTGCTGGGCCAGCTGTGCAgtctggggctggagatgggggCGCTGCGGGAGGAACTGGTCAccttcctggaagaggaggaagagagcctCATCgaggaagaggtggaggaagagcctgaggggaagcaggaggagggacacctgggggcCTCCTGCTCAGCCCCACACCACCACCTCCCTGACTTCGAGATGACCATCTGA